Below is a genomic region from Longimicrobium sp..
TCGGCGAGGCGCTGATCCCCCTGCACGGGGTGTTTCCGCTCCGCGGCGCCGAGTTCAGCGAGTAGGCCCGTCCGCGCGTCTTCCGGTTCATCTCGCGAGTTCCGGAGATGGCCGGCGCACCGGGATCACCGCTTCTCCCATCGATGATCGAAGACCCCGCGAAACCGGATGCCGGAAGGAGCTCGCGAAACATGAATCCAGCCATCATGGGAGATGCCAACGTCCAGCAGGCGGTGCCGTTCTTCGACGTGACCGACATGGACGCGTCGCTCCGGTTCTACGCCGCCGGATTGGGCTTCGAGGTGACGCGCCGGTGGATCGACGAGGGCAGGCTCCGCTGGTGCTGGCTCCAGCTCGGCGGGGCCGCGCTGATGCTGCAGGAGCGCCGGCCCGGGAGCCCCGCTGGCCGCACGTCGGCTGGCAAGGCGGGCGAGGGCGTTTCGGTCTACTTCATCTGCAGCGACGCCCTGGCGATCCACCGCGAGCTCACCGCCCGCGGCATCGCGGCCGCGCGGAAGCCGTTCGTGGGCAACGGGATGTGGGTGGTGCCGATCGAGGACCCGGACGGCTTCCGCATCTTCTTCGAGAGCCCCACCGACGCGCCGGAAGAAACCGAGCTCTGATATGCGCGACGTTCCGGGTGAAACCGGGCGGCCGCACCGGCGTAGTAATCCCCGCCACCCATCCGTTTCTCCCCGAGGAGCTTCCACCGATGTACCTGCCCCACCTTCGCTCGCGTGGCCCGATCTCCCGCGACCGCTGGCTCACGCTCGCGACGCTCGCCATCGCGGCCGTGGTCGTCGCCGGGCTGCAGTTCACCTCCGCCGCGCTGCTGCCGCCGGGGAAGACTGCGACGATCGGCGGGATCGCGGTCGGCCTCGTCTTCGGAACCGTCGCGTCCTGGTTCGAGCGCAGGCGCGCGGGCGAGGAGTAGCGCGGCGGCAGCACCAGAGGAAACGATGGGGTTACGCAGAAAA
It encodes:
- a CDS encoding VOC family protein, whose translation is MNPAIMGDANVQQAVPFFDVTDMDASLRFYAAGLGFEVTRRWIDEGRLRWCWLQLGGAALMLQERRPGSPAGRTSAGKAGEGVSVYFICSDALAIHRELTARGIAAARKPFVGNGMWVVPIEDPDGFRIFFESPTDAPEETEL